In a genomic window of Ranitomeya imitator isolate aRanImi1 chromosome 5, aRanImi1.pri, whole genome shotgun sequence:
- the SELENOI gene encoding ethanolaminephosphotransferase 1 isoform X1, which yields MSRCCEYVTAEQLSGFDRYKYSAVDTNPLSLYVMHPFWNFIVKFFPRWLAPNLITFSGFLLLVFNFFMMAYFDPDFYASTPGHEHVPSWVWIVAGLLNFTAYTLDGVDGKQARRTNSSTPLGELFDHGLDSWACIYFVVTVYSIFGRGETGVSVMVLYVLLWVVLFSFILSHWEKYNTGILFLPWGYDLSQVTISGVYLVTAVVGVEAWYKPAFYTVLYRDLFTSMIVGCALTVTLPMSLYNVYKGYRNNTLKHTTLYEFMLPLLSPVLLFILSTLWVFASPSQILEVHPRLFYFMVGTTFANITCQLIVCQMSNTRCQPLSWLLIPLTLVVLVVVSGLAPDTEALLLAVLTALVTIAHLHYGVTVVNQLSKHFNIYPFSLKKPNVDULEEEKIGLQSAEVL from the exons ATGTCCCGGTGCTGCGAGTACGTCACTGCTGAGCAGCTCAGCGGCTTTGACCGCTACAAG TACAGCGCGGTGGACACCAACCCCCTGTCCCTCTATGTCATGCACCCGTTCTGGAACTTCATAGTGAAG TTTTTCCCCAGGTGGTTGGCGCCAAATCTGATCACATTTAGCGGTTTCCTGCTGCTCGTCTTCAATTTCTTCATGATGGCGTATTTTGACCCGGATTTCTATGCATCAA CCCCGGGTCATGAACACGTCCCCAGCTGGGTGTGGATTGTAGCCGGTCTGCTGAACTTCACCGCCTACACCCTCG ACGGCGTGGACGGTAAGCAGGCTCGCAGGACCAACTCCAGCACTCCGCTGGGGGAGCTGTTTGACCACGGCCTGGACAGCTGGGCCTGTATATACTTCGTAGTGACAGTATATTCCATCTTCGGCCGCGGGGAGACGGGGGTCAGCGTCATGGTCCTCTACGTCCTCCTGTGGGTGGTGCTGTTCTCCTTCATCCTCTCCCACTGGGAAAAATACAACACTGGAATCCTGTTCCTGCCGTGGGGATACGACCTGAGCCAGGTG ACCATCTCGGGTGTGTACCTGGTGACGGCCGTGGTCGGGGTGGAGGCCTGGTATAAACCAGCCTTTTACACCGTGCTGTACAGAGACCTCTTCACTTCAATGATTGTCG GTTGCGCGCTGACCGTGACTCTTCCTATGAGTCTGTACAATGTTTACAA GGGTTATCGGAACAACACTCTGAAGCACACGACGCTGTACGAGTTCATGCTGCCACTCCTCTCCCCCGTGCTGCTCTTCATACTGTCCACGCTGTGGGTGTTCGCCTCACCCTCTCAGATCCTGGAGGTTCATCCCCGGCTCTTCTACTTCATGGTGGGGACCACCTTTGCTAACATTACG TGCCAGCTGATCGTGTGTCAGATGAGTAACACCCGATGCCAACCTCTGAGCTGGCTCCTCATTCCTCTGACGCTGGTGGTGCTCGTCGTGGTCTCGGGGTTGGCTCCGGATACGGAGGCTCTGCTGCTCGCGGTGTTGACGGCGCTGGTTACCATCGCACACTTACACTACGGAGTAACAGTG GTGAACCAGTTGAGTAAACACTTCAACATTTACCCGTTCTCCCTGAAGAAGCCGAACGTTGACTGACTAGAGGAGGAGAAGATCGGCCTGCAGTCTGCGGAGGTTCTGTAA
- the SELENOI gene encoding ethanolaminephosphotransferase 1 isoform X2, whose amino-acid sequence MSRCCEYVTAEQLSGFDRYKYSAVDTNPLSLYVMHPFWNFIVKFFPRWLAPNLITFSGFLLLVFNFFMMAYFDPDFYASTPGHEHVPSWVWIVAGLLNFTAYTLDGVDGKQARRTNSSTPLGELFDHGLDSWACIYFVVTVYSIFGRGETGVSVMVLYVLLWVVLFSFILSHWEKYNTGILFLPWGYDLSQVTISGVYLVTAVVGVEAWYKPAFYTVLYRDLFTSMIVGCALTVTLPMSLYNVYKGYRNNTLKHTTLYEFMLPLLSPVLLFILSTLWVFASPSQILEVHPRLFYFMVGTTFANITCQLIVCQMSNTRCQPLSWLLIPLTLVVLVVVSGLAPDTEALLLAVLTALVTIAHLHYGVTVVNQLSKHFNIYPFSLKKPNVD is encoded by the exons ATGTCCCGGTGCTGCGAGTACGTCACTGCTGAGCAGCTCAGCGGCTTTGACCGCTACAAG TACAGCGCGGTGGACACCAACCCCCTGTCCCTCTATGTCATGCACCCGTTCTGGAACTTCATAGTGAAG TTTTTCCCCAGGTGGTTGGCGCCAAATCTGATCACATTTAGCGGTTTCCTGCTGCTCGTCTTCAATTTCTTCATGATGGCGTATTTTGACCCGGATTTCTATGCATCAA CCCCGGGTCATGAACACGTCCCCAGCTGGGTGTGGATTGTAGCCGGTCTGCTGAACTTCACCGCCTACACCCTCG ACGGCGTGGACGGTAAGCAGGCTCGCAGGACCAACTCCAGCACTCCGCTGGGGGAGCTGTTTGACCACGGCCTGGACAGCTGGGCCTGTATATACTTCGTAGTGACAGTATATTCCATCTTCGGCCGCGGGGAGACGGGGGTCAGCGTCATGGTCCTCTACGTCCTCCTGTGGGTGGTGCTGTTCTCCTTCATCCTCTCCCACTGGGAAAAATACAACACTGGAATCCTGTTCCTGCCGTGGGGATACGACCTGAGCCAGGTG ACCATCTCGGGTGTGTACCTGGTGACGGCCGTGGTCGGGGTGGAGGCCTGGTATAAACCAGCCTTTTACACCGTGCTGTACAGAGACCTCTTCACTTCAATGATTGTCG GTTGCGCGCTGACCGTGACTCTTCCTATGAGTCTGTACAATGTTTACAA GGGTTATCGGAACAACACTCTGAAGCACACGACGCTGTACGAGTTCATGCTGCCACTCCTCTCCCCCGTGCTGCTCTTCATACTGTCCACGCTGTGGGTGTTCGCCTCACCCTCTCAGATCCTGGAGGTTCATCCCCGGCTCTTCTACTTCATGGTGGGGACCACCTTTGCTAACATTACG TGCCAGCTGATCGTGTGTCAGATGAGTAACACCCGATGCCAACCTCTGAGCTGGCTCCTCATTCCTCTGACGCTGGTGGTGCTCGTCGTGGTCTCGGGGTTGGCTCCGGATACGGAGGCTCTGCTGCTCGCGGTGTTGACGGCGCTGGTTACCATCGCACACTTACACTACGGAGTAACAGTG GTGAACCAGTTGAGTAAACACTTCAACATTTACCCGTTCTCCCTGAAGAAGCCGAACGTTGACTGA